From the Helianthus annuus cultivar XRQ/B chromosome 17, HanXRQr2.0-SUNRISE, whole genome shotgun sequence genome, the window ATACACTTTCAAAGAAATCATCGGGAAAATGGGACCCATCCCGCATTCCTATTCAGCCGTTCATCTCCCTGCACATCTTATCGAAAACGCTGACAAATACAGATTTCTGTTACCCGGGAATTGCATAAGAGAGAGTGGGTAATCATTGTAATCTGCTAATCTTGTTTTCGCTGTAAAGATTGAAGCTTTAATGTTGAAAGATGAAATCCCGCAAGTTTGACCGAATATAATCGACTCTGGTATGTTTTCGTGATGGATTTTGTGGGGGGTGATAGTGTATATAGTCTTGGTTTTTTTCGCGTGTTCTTGGTAGAGGTGGCTTTCGTTCAGAATCTTGGTACATGGTCGTTTGCTGAGGTGGCGGGGGAAGCTGTGCTTCCATGGAGATGCGATTCATGGGTTTACGGCGGTTTATTACTCGGCCGGCATCATCATGACAGGCATTTTGAGGTCCCCCTGAGAGATGATCCGGACAGTTTCAGGCTTTTCTTTTACACTAGGAAATTTTGAATGTGAGACTGATCTGTTATAAATAATTTTATTCAAAATTCTCTTCATTTATTTTTATATAGTTTGTATCATGTCATGTTTGATCATCTCTTTATAGCTTGGTTGAtcttaaataatatttttttttattttctttatggCTTTAGATCTTGGGTGTGATATAGTTTCTAAACATTACATCTTAGTATTCACTTTGGATGATGAATAATTTGAACAAGAATAATTAGTTTTGAAATTCAATATCGAAAAAAGGGAAATAAGGTTGATGGTCTTTTCTTGAATTTGGATGATGAAAGGTAAACATGGACCATGTGTAATAGGGCATTATAGGGAAAAAAAAGCCCTCTTtcccattacatagggcattataATTGAAAAAAATTGGTGGGGCATTATATATAAAACGCCTAACATGGTTTGTGGAATGGTTGACTGGGTTTGACCCaccaatgagaaaatagtttgcttttttttgtttgtttaatgattggaaggggcattatcaggcattattcccactacgtcACTTTTGCAATACCGctccatgctgactggactgccacgtgtcaaataatgccccatggtgggggtaTTATTTTGTTTAACCACTACACATAGTCTAAAGAAGAAAAAAAGGGTCACGTTAAAAACTATATAATGTTTATGCTTGTAAACGATTCGAACTGTTCAATATATGTGTATGACGCATACTCATGTGGCTTCTTTATAAGATCTAGAAAAGCCTAGAGTCCATTAATGTGAGCTAGCTAGCTTTTGGGCATTCTTGAATTTTATTTGTTTCAAAACTTTGGTGCTGGTCCATTGATCTTTCTCAACTTTCTTTCTATTTTCACCTGGTGGCTGGGGTGAAAAAGTCATGTGGGTGTATTTTAGTCATTTCCATATAAATAATAATATCTTTGTGTATTGCTCAGTGGCGGAACCAGTCTAAAAAGTTaggggtatcctaattttttttttttaggatcagaggtatcctttatataacagAAACGGAGTTGagaggtatttttacactacggaaatggagttaaggggtatttttacactacgaagacggggttgaggggtagcccgtgctacccctattTGTACTATAAGTCCGCCACTGGTATTGCTTCCTCCATCTTCAACATGTGCTGTGAATCAAACACGTATTTTATCGGGTAGGTACAACTTAACAACCCAAGGTACTGATAGCTAAGTTACTACTCATCATAGTTGCTACCGATAATCAGTTATACCTGCTATGTTATACGGTACAGATTGATACAAGCGGGTAAGCTGAAGGTAGCAAAGATGAGGATGCTAAAGTGGATGTGTAGGCGGACACACTGGGTTGGAtatgataagaaatgaggtttttagggatgggagattgagatggtttgggcatatAAGTAGGAGGCAAGTGACAGCTACGATTAGATCAGTAGAAACTCACTGTGAGGGGAGTAGAGGCCGACCGAAACTAACTTGGGAAGAGCGAGTTAGAAATGATTTATTAGACTTACATCTCTCTATGGACATGGTCAAGGATAGGAGGTCGTGAGACCTAGGATTAAGGTTACAGATTTGTGTGTGTGGGTGGGGGGTTGTCTTAGGAGCTTTAgcttttatagtttttttttttttgtgattttaaatcaaatatgtttttcttctttgTTATTTATGTTTTGCGTAGATGCGTGCATATGTATACATACTTTTATAACTCTTATATCGTGTAATGTCTTTGGAGTCAGGGGTTTAGCAGAAAGCAACCTCTCTATCCCCTAATAGAAGTGTGGATACATCTCATCCTCCGTGACCTTTAGTTACTATTAACAAACCACGCAACAAGAGCATGTCGGAAGCTATTTTCAAAGGCTTTAACCTTTCTTACTAACTTTTAGACAAATCAACTTACATGCCAGCCTCAAATAAGTCATGGGCTTTTCTAAACTTGATGTAACCGAGATTAAATAGATAAACGGTTAACCATTAAAGTAGGTTTTGATGGAAATTATGTGCCAAACACTTAAATTTCATGGTATGGCTAATGCTACATGAATCATGATCATATAAGGTAATGCGTAGTGGGGCGTTTTGGTCCCTCATAGCGCCGGTATGGCGCCGTCTACACCACCACCATGGGCGCTATGCCCAAAAAAATTTTTGAAGCGCGATGTTTATCGCGGCGTGAAGAGGAgatgattttgaatttttgacCGTTACAAACGGtcactttaataaaaaaaaatcaatttattTTTCAAACTTTCCTTTAAATCATTCCCCTCCCCTATTTTTTTACCACACACACTCAAACATTCTCATCTCTtccatatttttttaaaattcttGATATTTTATACAATGCATCCATTCAGCCGTGGCTTCATTCCTCCCCGATCTAGTGCGGACCCAAACCAAAGTGGTAATCCTACTCGCCCGTGGCGCCGGTTCCCACTAGACCCAACCCTTTCGGCTCCGGTTTTCTCGATTACAATCAACAAAGTCCCGGGTTCATGAATCTTTTGAACCAACCGCTATCATGGGACCCTAATCTCTACGGGTGGAACCCAAATCAAAACACGGATGGGATGGGGTCGTCTCAAGCGTTTGGGTCGGCTCAAGCTTTCGGGTCCCCACTACACGAACCCGATGTTGttccggagacgcaacccgaggTACCGGATACGCAACCGGAGAcgcaaaaaggaaaaggaaaagcaaAACGGGCACATAAAAAGAAAGTGGAAACCAACACCCGAGCGAAAAAAAATGTGATAACGTGGGAGCCCGAAGAGGAGTATGCGTTAACCCGCGCTTTCATCGATGTTTCGGAGAACCCGGTCatatgtatgtttattttttttctgtttttaaatttattttctgttttttatttattttctgttttttttattttctgttttatatttattttctgttttatatttattttctgttttttatttattttctgttttttttttattttctgtttttttttttattttctgtttttttatttattttctgtttttttttattttctgttttgtttttttttctgttttatatttattttctgttttttatttattttctgttttgtttttattttctgttttttattaattttctgttttttattattttctgttttttattattttcagtttttatttttttaaattttgaactaacattttattttgttttttttttagcaaacaatcaaagtaaaaCCGTATTTTGGAACCGAATACGAGAACTCTTTTTCGAGCTCATGGGTAGAGGAGAGGAATACCGCCTACCGGACTCTATATCGGGGAAGTGGACCGATATAAACAGGAAatgcacaaactttcaaaccgtgTACCAACGCTTGTATTCCGGATGGAAAAGTGGAAGTAGCGATGAAGACATTACGCAAGAGGCATTGGTCGAGTATACGGAGGCTAATGGCCATTTCCCGTACATGAAGTTTTGGCAAATCCTTCGCCATAGCCCCAAATGGGCCATCGTATCTACTCCAAGTGGTCGTTCGGGAAATACACGGCCATCAAAGAGGTCCAAAACAAACGAGTCGGGTGAACCCGAAACGCCAACCTCCGACGCTCGAAACACCGACTTGAACGAGGATATTCCGGATGCCGAGCCGGTGGAGGAGCTACCAAGACCGCCCGGAAGAAAAAGCCGGGCGAAAAAACCCGAGTCGTCGTCGATGTCTATGGGAACGGATATGAGTAACGCATTTTCGGAGATAAACAAGCGACTTCAAGACATACACGAACTCGGTAATAAACGTTTGGAGGAGAACCGCGAAGTTAGGGAGATTATGCGGGATCGACAATGGACTCACGACTTTGAGTTCTACTCCAAACCGCATGACCACTTAACGGGAAAAGCTTTGAAAATGGCGTTGGCACAAAAGGAGcggattgaaaaaaaatataatctttgattgtgtaattttttttatgctagtttaatgtttttttttttctagtttaatgtttttttaattttattgtacttttttttatttaatgaaatgaattttatatttaaaaaagttacaaatgaattaaaaaaataaaaattaaaaaatgagtaatgattacacaggggctttatgactacggcctcaaattgcataacgccccataaaaccgcggggtgacgtggcatgccacatatCGCATAACGCCCctaaaagggctttatgactacacatgccctAAGATCACACGTCTAGAGTGAATTAAAACCGATAACATATAAGAATATGATTCCAATATGTACAACCCAACAAAGTATTGTACAAATCGAGTGGATGGTCAATCCGTGACTTGCCCATGGCATCGACCGCCAACTACATGTTTTACTATTGGCGAAATAATTTACGGTATTATTATTTAAGTTAAACCAAACTTTACTGTAAAACTTAGTTTTAAAGATTTAGTGCTTAAAGTGGCGAAAGGAAAGTTACATTTACATTAGTGGTGAAAGGTGATGGAAGATGAATCATCTCCTCTTTTCTTCTTGATGAAGAATCCGTTTTTAATTGAGAATGGAGGCACCACTCATTAAGATTGAACTATTTCAAATTTACAATCATTGTGAAAACTTCACTATTTGCTCATTATCTTTTTAGGTTATTTCACATCAAATTTCTTTAGAATATGAAATGTAACATGTTCATTAAAATAATGTTGATAATTTGTCTAATAGGTAGCATTTTATGACCAATCATAAAACATTGCAACATATGTTATGCACGTCACAACATTAAGGTTTGAAAGATAAAACTGATTATAGTTTCGAGTAAAGCTATTGTCAGGTAAAACCAATTCAACCCATTTTGACACGACACAACTCACACAACCTGTCGATTTGTGCTTCTAATCTTGTGATGCGTAGCAAATCCACGATCCGATACTAGACACCTTACAAGTTACAAGCCTTAACCACCATCATGGATTACACAAGAAATGCCATATTTAATCTATCTGCAATTACATATATAACAACAAATATCCAGCAAAACGCTATACTAAGTTGCAAAAAACTTAGCATTTCTAATGTACCTAACGGTAGATACCAACGTCAAAGTTATTCAACAAACCAAGGGTGCATTGGGCGCTTCCAGGACGGCGGCTCTTGGTCACAACAGGGCAGCACCGCTAATCTGGTTGGTCAACTGATGGTGTATTAGCAATCACAGCCACCGTGCTGGAAATTATGGACATAACACTGAAAGTTCGAAACCAATCATCTAATGACAAATGTGTAGTTACTAAATTCACTACTTTCATCCTTATTACATATGTATCAAATGATAGAGATCGGGTATGAAATAATTGTGATAAATTGAATATAGAGAAGATAATAGAAACAAAGGACAGAACTGATTATATTGCTGAATACGTGAAGGAACAATTACAGAGATAATCCAGGGCCTAGCCCTCTCTCACTGCACAAGCAGGAGCCCTAATGAACGAACAAACTCAATCCTACCTCCCTAAGGATTATTGATACCTATTTATAACAATATAAGTTGCACTTGACCCCCTATCAAAATAGATAAATGACATTTAAAACATGATTCCTATCATCAAATGCATAAGCAGTGAATAATAAACAATACATAATCAGGTAAGGCTAACATAATGATAAATGTAAACATATTATTCAGCTAAAATGGTTATTGTTATTACTATTGTTTCTATATATATGATCAAAGCATGCTCTAGTAAGAGTAGAAAATGAGTTCTAAAGAAACCTTTCTAACTAACTTTTTAACCGTTTCATAACAACCTTAAATAAGCCCTGAAAGTAACATTGACACCCATTCTTTCCTTTCTTCATTAGAAAGACTAAAAAAAAGATCAAGTTTAGCAGAGTCACCAACAATAACAGATGCCGCTCGAAGTCGTGCTTGTAGACTAAGATTTGGTATCTTTTTCAACTCTCCGTTCAATTTCGTTCTTTTATCAGCTGCCGCCTTATCTGTCGCGACGTCTATACCAACTATTCCTACCAAAACCGAAAACTGCTCATCTTGCTTTTTTATCAACGCCTCAATTATCTTCACTAACCCTTCTGTTCGTGAAGACCAATTACTACTGTGACCCTTCTTGTTAGCAGCATGTGTAGCATTATCTATCGACAGATCATCATCGTCGTCGTCGTTTGAATCATCGTCAGCGGCCATGTCATCCCCTTTATGACCGTTAGCCTCGTCATTTACCGACACTTTAAATTGCTTGTGTTTTGACATATGACCAGCATACTCACTAGTCTCGTATGTCTCTACGGCTCGATTAGCATCCGATGCATCTTCAATATTCCTATGATTCCCTCTGTGTTTTCCAAATATAAAACACAATTCATCATAATAAGGAAACGGTTTATTTCTCAACCCCTTCGCATCCGAATGATCCTACAACAAAATAACGTACACATTAACACACATATAAGTCTAATAAGGAAATAAACGAATATTAAGAACGTTCAATTCGTTTACCTTTACCCAATCATCCCatacatcatcatcataacaGATTAACATGCAGTCTGCGCTTCTCCATTCTATGCCAAACGCATCTTTCATATCCGTTATCGCATCGCAATGCTTCTTTAACGTTTTAAGCCTCGACTCAATATGCGGACTTGCCTTGAGGTTACATCCAGGAAGCTTAGATTTCAACTCTTTCTCAAGCACAGTTGTGTATCCACTTCTGAAGATGTTATTGTCTCTTTTCCAACCAGATTGACATAACTCTGTGAGTGAAGAAATCAATGCCTCATCTTCTATTTTTGTCCACTTGTGTTTTTTAGTTGACAATCTACCCATTCCtaacaaaaagtaataaataataataataataataataataataataataataataataataataaatcaccATAATCACTTAATATCTATGCAGTTAATGcagtaaaatatcggatatcggtcaaggatcgatatttgagatataggttatctcggtgggatatcggtaattttaatatcaagTAGAAtttatatatagggtagggatagtgtacattaattcagaagtgtgagaagcgtattataacactatatataacactatatgaCACCATATAAACGctgtataacactatgtaacacgatataacactatgtaacactatgtaacactatatgacactatataacaatatataacactatacatctatcatagacatgctatcagacaaactgtagtgttatatttgttatatagtgttacatagtgttatatgttgttacatattgttatacggtgtttatatggtgttatatagtgatatatatagtgttataatacacttctcacacttctggataatgtacaggatcctctacctttatatatatagtaatttaacactaaggctatagggtgtggtcatgatcctCATGACCATCATGACCCTCCACGTCAGTGACATGTAATCCACctctaatccatcatccaaaaccactactctaaaggtgtggtcatgacccaaaccactagcctcttatttattttaatttatctttgtttaaagaaaaaaggaaatgatttgtttaaaaatggaaaggaggaccatggttcccatggtttaatccatgcaaaccatggtggatcaagcaAGGGGGTGGTATAgtcttccattcatgttcctagatAGCAAATCATGTTCCATTCATGacccccacaccctttagcctaataattcagtgatatatcggtcaaatatcagtgatatatcggttaatATCCGATAATATTGGGTACcaatatttgacaccgatattttattAGGGGACCGATATATCACCTATATTTATTAACTGTATAGCTTAATATTGTAGCAGATAATCAACCAGATTATGCAACTAAATCTCTAAATTGCTAATTAGAGAATTGAAAGTCAATATCACTTATGaaattgaaaaatctaaaaaagatGAATGAATAAAAGTAGAACAATACATCATCAATCAAATTAGGTTAAACTACAGAGCTTTGATTTTAAGCAATTATATGAATAGCTATAACTATACAAGTAAACGTAGGGTACCGGATAGAGAACTTTAGGGTTCTGCAGTGGCCGTTGGTGGAAATCGACTGATCAGGGATGGTGGAATTAGATTTGTAATTTAAATTAGAACCGGATTTGGTGATTGAATCGAATCGGGGAAATGGGGGATTCTATTCCCACGTGTGACAAACACCGGAATGGAATGGATGCTCTTATTCCGTGTGCCAACCAAACACCGGAGTGGAATGGATGCTCTTGTTCCGTGTGCCAGCCAAACactggaatggaatggaatggatacGTTTAATTTTATTCCTCTTTTTTTCGCTTGAActttaataaataaaaagttaaaaatagaGATAACTAATTCATGGTAAAGTTGCCAAACATCATGAAATTAAAAGGATAATCTTCTAATTCAAGGCCTTAGCTTTTATTCTTTTGAGGTTTAATAGTCAAAACAAGAATATACAGAATCGTATTCCATTTTAACTTCTATTTTTTTCGATTATGAATATGTGATACGAACTGAATCGTAATTAAATGATCCAAAGAAATTAGAAAGAGGCTAGAAGGAAACCAGATTTTTCACTAATTCATTTTTCATTCATAATCCAAATGACAAACTTACTACTACTTAAATAACCAAACAAACAACAAGTAACCGCTAAAGATCTACTACCACTACCCCACTACATGATaacgaacttttcgctcagtagtattatatatgtacgtttcgtatagaattttttaggtttataagttttcgaccccccggttttataaaaaaaaatacttatatagaatttttaggtcCAGTGACTTCTGACccccggtggaaattttcaagcttcgccactgtagTCCAACAAAATGTAAATATTGTTACGGTACAAATAGTATAAGGGCCAAAATGTAATAGTGTAATAATGTAGGGGTCAtatgtaaatgcaaactaaactaacaggtaggttagttagttagttagttaatGCCATtatgtatttattattatatgaGATGAGAAATGGCATCAATGATTGAGATAAACTTCTCTCTAAAACCAGTCATAACATATATAATATTATTTGCCTCTTAAATAATATGGCATGAAACTATGAACATCTAGCTCTATAACTGTTTACAACTAGATACCGACAATGAGGTAGGATCGTAGTAAAAGAATGTGTTAATGATCTGGCTAATGTGCCGTTATATTCAACAGGTCAACCCCAATCGACTTATAATAATCTTTATCTGCTTCTGATACACGGTCTTGAAACATTTTCCACTCGCTTTGACATCTTTCCCTCACCTGCCATCAAAATTTGCCATGTTAGTATATAAGAATCCTAACGACGACTATAATCGtatttaatttgttatttttttttttttctcatattttttttGTCAAATAGTATAAAACATACCCCTTGCCATGGTTGTTTCCCATTTTCTCCTTTACCCTACAAATAGACATACAGATTAGTCCAAAATAAAACCAAGAATCACCCGTGTTCAGAAGGGCAAATCTGGAAATTGTCTTTATACCTGATTCCCGAGTGAAGGTAGGCCTTGATGAACTATCCATTGTGCATCGACAACTCCAATCTTTTCGTATGCAGGCTATGTccccaaaaataaataataaaaaaagaaagtGAATACACTGATCAACTTCATGAATTTACGAAGAAAAATAATGACATTGTACTAAACAAGAAGTGGTTAGTTACCTCAACGCATTTCTTAAGAGCAAAATCAAGGCCCCACCCGTGAACCAAGTCATTCTACATTTACAATTGTATAATTCAGGTTTAGTGATTATAATAAagatattaattaataatataaaaaataattaatgtCTCTAATTATATGACCATTTTTAATGTCTCTAATTATATGCAATACCTGGATTAAATGCCACACGCAGCGCCAGGCGTCTCGAGAAAAAACTGGAGCCATGATCTCTATGAATCTGTGCATGTAAAATAACAAAGTCAAAACGATCCCTCAAGTAAACGGTGCAGCATTTCTTTATTTAGCAAATTTCAAGGTTTAAATCGTCTATTAACCTGTTATAATCATTACTATA encodes:
- the LOC110923769 gene encoding glutathione S-transferase T3-like produces the protein MNLLNQPLSWDPNLYGWNPNQNTDGMGSSQAFGSAQAFGSPLHEPDVVPETQPEVPDTQPETQKGKGKAKRAHKKKVETNTRAKKNVITWEPEEEYALTRAFIDVSENPVISNNQSKTVFWNRIRELFFELMGRGEEYRLPDSISGKWTDINRKCTNFQTVYQRLYSGWKSGSSDEDITQEALVEYTEANGHFPYMKFWQILRHSPKWAIVSTPSGRSGNTRPSKRSKTNESGEPETPTSDARNTDLNEDIPDAEPVEELPRPPGRKSRAKKPESSSMSMGTDMSNAFSEINKRLQDIHELGNKRLEENREVREIMRDRQWTHDFEFYSKPHDHLTGKALKMALAQKERIEKKYNL
- the LOC110921810 gene encoding uncharacterized protein LOC110921810 isoform X2; its protein translation is MKDAFGIEWRSADCMLICYDDDVWDDWVKDHSDAKGLRNKPFPYYDELCFIFGKHRGNHRNIEDASDANRAVETYETSEYAGHMSKHKQFKVSVNDEANGHKGDDMAADDDSNDDDDDDLSIDNATHAANKKGHSSNWSSRTEGLVKIIEALIKKQDEQFSVLVGIVGIDVATDKAAADKRTKLNGELKKIPNLSLQARLRAASVIVGDSAKLDLFFSLSNEERKEWVSMLLSGLI
- the LOC110921810 gene encoding uncharacterized protein LOC110921810 isoform X1; amino-acid sequence: MGRLSTKKHKWTKIEDEALISSLTELCQSGWKRDNNIFRSGYTTVLEKELKSKLPGCNLKASPHIESRLKTLKKHCDAITDMKDAFGIEWRSADCMLICYDDDVWDDWVKDHSDAKGLRNKPFPYYDELCFIFGKHRGNHRNIEDASDANRAVETYETSEYAGHMSKHKQFKVSVNDEANGHKGDDMAADDDSNDDDDDDLSIDNATHAANKKGHSSNWSSRTEGLVKIIEALIKKQDEQFSVLVGIVGIDVATDKAAADKRTKLNGELKKIPNLSLQARLRAASVIVGDSAKLDLFFSLSNEERKEWVSMLLSGLI